From Gloeocapsopsis sp. IPPAS B-1203, a single genomic window includes:
- a CDS encoding ArsI/CadI family heavy metal resistance metalloenzyme, producing MSRVQLALNVRDIDSAVDFYSKLFATEPAKRRPGYANFAIAEPPLKLVLIENPKAAGKLNHLGIEVESSEQVRQASDRLQKSDLSVTPEPQTTCCYALQDKVWVKDPDGANWEVYVVLEDSATFGVSQKTEAPVCCS from the coding sequence ATGTCTCGCGTTCAATTGGCACTTAATGTTCGTGATATTGATTCTGCTGTTGATTTCTACAGCAAACTTTTTGCCACTGAGCCAGCAAAACGCCGCCCAGGTTATGCTAACTTTGCGATCGCAGAACCTCCCTTGAAACTGGTACTGATCGAAAACCCTAAAGCAGCAGGTAAGTTGAATCATCTGGGAATTGAAGTAGAGTCATCTGAACAAGTCAGACAAGCTAGCGATCGCCTTCAAAAAAGTGACCTATCTGTGACACCTGAACCCCAGACTACTTGTTGCTACGCTTTGCAAGATAAAGTTTGGGTGAAAGATCCAGATGGTGCTAACTGGGAAGTCTATGTAGTTTTGGAAGATTCGGCAACTTTTGGTGTGTCTCAGAAAACTGAAGCTCCAGTTTGTTGCTCCTAG